CGGCCGGCTTTCGGCTGGCTGTCGGTCGCGCGCGCCGGGCAGTTCAGCCGGGGCGAGCGCGCCGCGGTGGCGTTCTTCGGCGTACGGGGAATCGGTTCCCTCTACTACCTGGCCTACGCCACCACGCACGGGAACTTCGCGCAGATCGACTGGCTGTGGGCGACGGTCGGGCTGACGGTGGTGGCCTCCGTGCTCGTGCACGGGATCGCCGCGACGCCGGTGATGAAGCGTCTCGACCGCGAGAAGGAAGCCGCGTAGGTCCCTGCGGCGACGGCTTCCCGAGCCGCCGTCCTCACCGGTAGCCTCCCGGGCGCCGCGTCGGCGTCTCGCGGTGCCCGAGGGGTGCCTGCCGCGCGCCGTCGTCGGTCGGTCCGAGCCCGCCCTGGCAGGAGGGACAGTAGAACATCGTCCGGTCGTACGGCGCGGGCCCGATCATCGCGACCCGGATCGTCGTTCCGCACCGGCGGCACGGCCGTCCGGACCGGGCGTGCACATACTTCTCCTCGCCGCGGCGCCGGCTGCCGGTGGTCGACTGGATCGCGTGCTCCTTGCCCTGCACCAGCAGCCGGTGCGCCCGGCGGACCACATCGGTCACGACCTCGCGTCCGAGCTCGCCGGCGGGCGTCCATGGAGCGACCCGCTCCAGGAACAGCGTCTCGGCGTCGTACATGGTGCCGATCCCGGCGAGCAGCCGCTGGTCGAGCAGCGCCTCGCCGATCGGCCGCGGGTCGGCCAGCAGCGCGTCGATCGCGCGGTCGGCGTCCCAGTCGGGGCCGAGCAGGTCGGGACCGAGGTGCCCGACCAGGGTGTCCTCCTGAGCGGTCGGCAGCACGTCGAGCATGCCGAGCCGGCGACCGATCGCGTGCCGTCCGGCGGCGGCGAACAGCGCCCGGATGGCCGGGTCGTGCAGCTCGCGCGGGCGCAGCCGCTCGTCGGGCACCACCCGCCAGCTGCCTTCCATCCGCAGATGGCTGTGCACCGTGAGGCCGCCGTCGATGCGGTGCAGGATGTGCTTGCCGCGGGAGATCACCTCGAGGGTCGGCCGGCCGACGACGTCCGGGATGCTCTTGGTCCCCCACCGCACCTCGGCCCGCGTGAGCGGATGCCCGGCGAGCGCGCGGTGCAGCGCGGCGGCGGCCCGGAAGACGGTGTCGCCCTCGGGCATGTCAGTGCCGCTCCGCGTCGCGCCGGACGAGGTACAGGCAGGCGAAGGCGGCGAAGATCATGACCATCGTCGTGATGATTCCCCAGCGGTACGACGTCGCGTCGATGATCGCCCCGATCATCGTGGGCCCGAGCAGGCCGCCGATCGCCGCCGACGTGTAGAGCAGGCCGAGCGTGCGGCCCATGCCCACCGGACCGAACACCGTCGCGATCGTCGCCGGCATCAGCGCGATGTAGCCGCCGTACCCGATGCCGAAGACGACCGCGAACGTCAGCAGCATGCCGAACCCGCCCCCGGCGAACAGCCAGAGGAAGTAGCTCAGAGACATCAGCAGGAAGCTGAACCGCAGCAGCCCGAGGGAGTCGAAGCGGGAGCCCAGCGAGCCGAGCCCGAGCCGGCCGACCACGCTCGACGCGCCGATGACGCCGACCAGCACCGCCGCGCTCGCGGGGCTCACCCCGCGGCCCACCGCGTAGTTCTTCATGAAGACGAACGGGATGAGGATGGCCAGCCCGATGAGGATCCCGTTGGCGTAGAGGGCCAGGAACTGCCGGTTGGCCAGCAGTTGGCGGAAGGTCCTCACCGGCTCATCGGAGGGCGCCAGGGGCGGGCGCTTCGCTAGCGCCGCGGCGATCAGCATGACCACCGCGCCGCCGACGCCCAGGACCACGAACGCCTGCCGCCAGCCGTACGCGTCGACCAGGGCCTGCGAGATCGGCGCCATCACGAGCGTCCCGACCCCGATGCCGGAGACCGCGACGCCGAGCGCCGTCGTCCGGCGGGTCCGGAACCACCCGCCGACGAAGGCGACCATCGGCACGTAGGCGCACGCCACCGCGATCCCGAGTCCCAGGCCGTAGGTGAGGTAGCCGACGACGATCGAGTCGACCCGTGACGTGGCGATCATGCCGCCGGCGATGCACACGGCGGCGGCGACCAGCAGCGGCTTCGGGCCGACCCGGTCACCGAGCCGCCCGGTCCACAGCCCCAGCGTGAAGTAGATGGCGCTGGTGACGGCGATCATGAAGGCGGTCGCCGCGCTCCCGGCGTGGAACTCCTCGGACATCGCCTCGAAGAACACGCCGAAGCTGTAGACCAGGCCGAACCCGGTGAACGTGCTCAGGAAGGCCGCGACGACGATCAGCCACGCGCGCGGCGAGTCGATCCCTGCGGAGCCGTCGGTGGGGGCGGTGGCAGGCAGCGGCATACCCTGATCAAACACTGCCCGCCCCGCACGGTCGAGGCGCCCTGCCGACGCCGCGCCTGCCCGGCTACGGACTACGGCCTACCCGCGGCGGCCGTCACCGTCGACGTCGCGACGGCCGCGGACGTCGTCCACCTTGTTGTGGGCCCGCTCGCCCACCCCGACGTGGCCGTCGCCGTTGCGGTCACCGCGGGGGTCGAGTGCCTCTCGCGGGGAGCTCGGGCCGTCGACCGTCCGACCGTCCGTGGGCACCGCAGCGCGGTCGTCGCGCGGA
This window of the Cumulibacter manganitolerans genome carries:
- a CDS encoding DNA-formamidopyrimidine glycosylase family protein, producing MPEGDTVFRAAAALHRALAGHPLTRAEVRWGTKSIPDVVGRPTLEVISRGKHILHRIDGGLTVHSHLRMEGSWRVVPDERLRPRELHDPAIRALFAAAGRHAIGRRLGMLDVLPTAQEDTLVGHLGPDLLGPDWDADRAIDALLADPRPIGEALLDQRLLAGIGTMYDAETLFLERVAPWTPAGELGREVVTDVVRRAHRLLVQGKEHAIQSTTGSRRRGEEKYVHARSGRPCRRCGTTIRVAMIGPAPYDRTMFYCPSCQGGLGPTDDGARQAPLGHRETPTRRPGGYR
- a CDS encoding MFS transporter; amino-acid sequence: MPLPATAPTDGSAGIDSPRAWLIVVAAFLSTFTGFGLVYSFGVFFEAMSEEFHAGSAATAFMIAVTSAIYFTLGLWTGRLGDRVGPKPLLVAAAVCIAGGMIATSRVDSIVVGYLTYGLGLGIAVACAYVPMVAFVGGWFRTRRTTALGVAVSGIGVGTLVMAPISQALVDAYGWRQAFVVLGVGGAVVMLIAAALAKRPPLAPSDEPVRTFRQLLANRQFLALYANGILIGLAILIPFVFMKNYAVGRGVSPASAAVLVGVIGASSVVGRLGLGSLGSRFDSLGLLRFSFLLMSLSYFLWLFAGGGFGMLLTFAVVFGIGYGGYIALMPATIATVFGPVGMGRTLGLLYTSAAIGGLLGPTMIGAIIDATSYRWGIITTMVMIFAAFACLYLVRRDAERH